In bacterium YEK0313, one genomic interval encodes:
- the sir_2 gene encoding Sulfite reductase [ferredoxin], with amino-acid sequence MTAVRPAPLVRGWCPGALRPMATGDGLLVRLHPPGGRLTIADMRCIARLSRDTGNGLIDLTGRGNLQIRGVSAESHPALAEGLVTAGLVAPDETDGPYRLTIVSPLAGRDPAEIFDAAALAAAIEALRPGLAGLPPKIAVLVDAGGALPLDGEVAELRLRAAAPEEVLVGLAGGAWFGPVRLGVVPALVAGLLRLAVEGHRASPAGVRRLSDVPRGALEGTLARFGGLRAAAPPRRPAAARAGLVRDRAGTSALLFGAPFGRCDADGLEALAGLAETAGADGFGLAPWRGFAMTGLARAEPVFAGIAAAGFITRNDDPRLVVRACPGAPACSRGEAPAQADAARFAAAAAARIADGLTLHVSGCAKGCAGAGIADLTLVGHEGAYQIVLSGTAGGRPVARLDATGLVSLLARPGGIDALVPGVSSS; translated from the coding sequence ATGACCGCCGTCCGTCCCGCTCCTCTCGTCCGTGGCTGGTGCCCGGGCGCCCTGCGGCCGATGGCGACCGGGGACGGCCTGCTCGTCCGTCTGCACCCGCCGGGCGGACGCCTCACCATCGCCGATATGAGATGCATCGCCAGGCTGTCGCGCGACACCGGCAATGGCCTGATCGACTTGACGGGCCGCGGCAATCTGCAGATCCGCGGCGTGAGCGCCGAGAGCCACCCGGCCCTGGCCGAAGGCCTCGTGACCGCCGGTCTCGTCGCGCCCGACGAGACCGATGGGCCCTATCGCCTGACGATCGTCTCGCCGCTCGCCGGCCGCGATCCCGCCGAGATCTTCGACGCGGCGGCGCTTGCCGCCGCCATCGAGGCGCTGCGCCCGGGGCTCGCCGGCCTGCCACCCAAGATCGCCGTGCTGGTCGATGCCGGCGGCGCCTTGCCGCTCGACGGCGAGGTTGCGGAACTGCGCCTGCGCGCCGCTGCGCCGGAGGAGGTTCTGGTCGGCCTCGCCGGCGGGGCCTGGTTCGGGCCGGTGCGCCTGGGCGTGGTGCCCGCCCTGGTCGCAGGCCTGCTGCGGTTGGCGGTCGAAGGGCACCGGGCAAGCCCGGCCGGGGTGCGGCGGCTTTCCGATGTTCCACGCGGCGCGCTGGAAGGAACACTTGCGCGGTTCGGCGGCCTGCGGGCGGCAGCGCCACCCCGGCGGCCGGCCGCTGCGCGCGCCGGCCTGGTGCGGGACCGCGCAGGCACTTCGGCGCTCCTGTTCGGCGCCCCGTTCGGTCGCTGCGACGCCGATGGCCTGGAAGCCCTCGCCGGACTTGCGGAAACGGCGGGTGCCGATGGGTTCGGCCTCGCGCCCTGGCGCGGCTTCGCCATGACCGGCCTTGCACGGGCGGAGCCGGTCTTCGCCGGGATCGCGGCGGCCGGCTTCATCACCCGGAACGACGACCCCCGCCTCGTCGTGCGCGCCTGCCCCGGCGCTCCGGCGTGCAGCCGCGGCGAGGCGCCGGCGCAAGCCGACGCGGCGCGCTTTGCTGCCGCCGCGGCGGCACGCATCGCGGACGGCCTGACCCTGCACGTTTCGGGTTGTGCAAAGGGATGTGCCGGCGCGGGGATTGCCGACCTCACCCTGGTCGGGCATGAGGGGGCCTATCAGATCGTTCTCTCCGGCACCGCCGGCGGCCGGCCGGTCGCGCGGCTCGATGCCACCGGCCTCGTGTCGCTCCTCGCCCGGCCCGGCGGGATCGATGCCCTTGTTCCAGGAGTTTCGTCATCGTGA
- the cobN_1 gene encoding Aerobic cobaltochelatase subunit CobN, which yields MHILPASTVTLDETDQAVDLDQAPGDVVVLSFADSDLAALSAAAAGQALGVRLASLRRLKHPLSVDLYVEKTVSRSRFVLLRCLGGRDYWPYGLDQLAATCREAGIPLAVLPGDERLDERLAAHGTIDAGLQRDLAAYFAAGGVDNMRRLLGRIASHLSSGGTGAAAEPPCRLPALFGWNARTGVADAAEELAAAPADRPLALVLVYRASIAADDTDLAAGLADALSGRGLAPVVLALTSLKDEAASGPLRSLIRRRRPAIIVTTTAFSARDGADFVLDAADCPILQAIPVGSPRDAWLASPRGLSAVDLAMQVALPEFDGRLAGAAIGFKQETGDAATGLVTRRMVADAQGLAGLAELAAAWVALAAKPAGERRLALVLSDYPARGGRAGFAVGLDTPASVVAIHRLLAGTGYRVGECPPAALIMPALTEGETTFAVPAGLYEDFLAQIPTAARDVLLAAHGAPETDPAFADGAFRYRALILDGLIVALQPARDAGPDRKGGYHDPDRPPGHGYLAFYCGLKAVAGIDALIHLGTHGTTEWLPGKAVALSEACWPRIATGALPVVYPYVVDDPGEAAPAKRRLGAVTLGHLPPNLAASGLHGESALLRDLVEEYGVAEVMDPRRAALVAGEIRARAEASGLAAACGVTADQDMTAALTALDAHLCDLAETSFRDGLHVFGEAPDDPASAASERHNLVRALGGRFVTPGPAGSPHRGRPDVLPTGRNLATLDPRAIPTRAASRLGAAAARAVLDRHLQDEGDWPRRVVMDLWASPTLRSGGEDIAHALALMGVEPAWHPASTRVTGFTVLPLARLDHPRVDVTLRISGAFRDTFPEQIALLDAAARAVALLDEEDTWNEPAAARRRGEHGARIFGAAPGRFGAGAGGLALDGLWQEAAELGAAYLDASSHAFGGAEAAGVPDPGFAVRIAAAEAFIHVSDVAGRDILEASSAADGIGGFVAAAASLGARPRAYSLDTSVPERPKPRTLGEDLARIVHARLVHPRWIDGQLRHGWRGAAELAEAVDSLFVYAATTPDVPDGLFDAVFQAYLGDDTTAARLREANPAAYRAILARFAEARRRGVWTSRLNSAAALLDAAEAAP from the coding sequence ATGCATATCCTGCCCGCCAGCACCGTGACGCTCGACGAGACCGACCAGGCGGTCGATCTCGATCAGGCGCCCGGCGACGTGGTGGTGCTATCCTTCGCCGACAGCGATCTTGCCGCGCTGTCGGCCGCGGCTGCCGGCCAGGCGCTCGGTGTCAGGCTGGCCAGCCTCCGGCGGCTGAAACATCCGCTCTCCGTCGATCTCTATGTCGAGAAGACCGTTTCGCGCTCGCGCTTCGTTCTGCTGCGCTGCCTCGGCGGGCGGGACTACTGGCCCTATGGGCTCGACCAGCTGGCCGCGACCTGCCGGGAGGCCGGCATCCCGCTGGCGGTCCTGCCCGGCGACGAGCGCCTGGACGAACGGCTCGCGGCCCATGGCACGATCGATGCCGGATTGCAGCGCGACCTCGCCGCTTACTTCGCGGCGGGCGGCGTCGACAATATGCGCCGCCTGCTCGGCCGGATCGCCTCTCATCTTTCGTCCGGCGGAACCGGCGCGGCGGCGGAGCCTCCATGCCGCCTGCCGGCGCTGTTCGGCTGGAACGCACGGACCGGGGTCGCCGACGCCGCAGAGGAACTGGCCGCTGCGCCGGCGGATCGCCCGCTCGCGCTGGTTCTCGTCTACCGGGCGAGCATCGCGGCCGATGATACCGATCTCGCCGCGGGCCTCGCCGACGCCCTTTCCGGGCGCGGCCTCGCTCCTGTCGTCCTCGCCCTCACGAGCCTCAAGGACGAGGCGGCGAGCGGACCGCTGCGGAGCCTGATCCGCCGACGCCGGCCGGCGATCATCGTGACGACCACGGCCTTTTCCGCGCGCGACGGCGCCGATTTCGTGCTCGACGCCGCCGATTGCCCGATCCTGCAGGCGATTCCCGTGGGCAGTCCGCGCGACGCCTGGCTCGCCTCGCCGCGCGGGCTGTCCGCGGTCGATCTCGCCATGCAGGTGGCCCTGCCGGAATTCGACGGCCGGCTGGCCGGTGCGGCGATCGGCTTCAAGCAGGAAACGGGCGATGCCGCGACCGGCCTCGTCACGCGCCGCATGGTCGCCGACGCGCAGGGCCTCGCCGGTCTTGCGGAACTCGCGGCCGCCTGGGTGGCGCTGGCCGCAAAACCGGCCGGCGAGCGCCGGCTCGCCCTGGTACTCTCGGACTATCCGGCGCGCGGCGGCCGGGCGGGCTTTGCCGTCGGCCTCGACACGCCGGCGAGCGTCGTCGCCATCCACCGCCTGCTCGCCGGAACCGGCTACCGGGTCGGTGAGTGTCCGCCGGCCGCGCTGATCATGCCGGCGCTCACCGAGGGCGAAACGACTTTTGCCGTTCCGGCAGGCCTTTATGAGGATTTTCTCGCGCAAATTCCGACCGCCGCACGCGATGTGCTGCTGGCGGCGCATGGCGCGCCGGAGACCGATCCGGCCTTTGCGGACGGCGCGTTCCGGTATCGCGCGCTGATCCTGGACGGGCTGATCGTCGCGCTGCAGCCGGCGCGCGATGCCGGTCCTGACCGCAAGGGCGGCTATCACGACCCTGATCGCCCGCCGGGGCACGGCTACCTCGCCTTCTATTGCGGCCTGAAGGCGGTGGCCGGCATCGATGCGCTCATCCATCTCGGTACGCATGGCACGACCGAATGGCTGCCCGGAAAGGCCGTCGCCCTGTCGGAAGCCTGCTGGCCGCGGATCGCCACCGGCGCTCTGCCGGTCGTCTATCCCTATGTGGTCGACGATCCCGGCGAGGCCGCGCCGGCCAAGCGCCGGCTCGGCGCGGTGACGCTAGGTCACCTTCCGCCGAACCTCGCGGCGAGCGGCCTGCACGGCGAGAGCGCCCTGCTCCGCGACCTCGTCGAGGAATATGGCGTCGCCGAGGTGATGGATCCGCGCCGCGCGGCGCTGGTGGCCGGGGAAATCCGCGCGCGCGCCGAGGCATCGGGGCTCGCCGCCGCGTGCGGCGTCACCGCCGACCAGGACATGACCGCGGCGCTGACCGCCCTCGACGCCCATCTCTGCGATCTCGCCGAGACGAGTTTCCGCGATGGCCTGCACGTTTTCGGCGAGGCGCCCGACGATCCGGCCTCCGCGGCGAGCGAGCGGCACAACCTCGTCCGGGCCCTCGGCGGGCGGTTCGTGACGCCCGGTCCGGCCGGCTCGCCGCATCGCGGCCGGCCCGACGTGCTGCCGACCGGCCGCAATCTCGCAACGCTCGATCCGCGCGCCATTCCGACCCGCGCGGCCAGCCGCCTCGGCGCCGCGGCGGCGCGGGCCGTGCTCGACCGCCACCTGCAGGACGAGGGCGACTGGCCCCGCCGCGTGGTCATGGATCTCTGGGCATCGCCGACATTGCGCTCCGGCGGCGAGGACATTGCCCATGCCCTGGCGCTGATGGGGGTGGAGCCAGCCTGGCATCCCGCCTCGACCCGCGTCACCGGCTTCACCGTGCTGCCGCTCGCCCGGCTCGACCACCCGCGTGTCGACGTGACCCTGCGCATCTCGGGCGCGTTCCGCGACACCTTTCCCGAGCAGATCGCCCTGCTCGACGCGGCCGCGCGGGCCGTCGCCCTGCTCGACGAGGAGGATACCTGGAACGAGCCGGCCGCGGCGCGCCGGCGTGGCGAGCACGGCGCGCGCATTTTCGGCGCCGCTCCCGGCCGGTTCGGCGCGGGGGCCGGCGGCCTCGCGCTCGACGGTCTCTGGCAGGAGGCCGCGGAGCTCGGCGCAGCCTATCTCGACGCTTCGAGCCACGCCTTCGGCGGCGCCGAAGCAGCCGGCGTGCCCGATCCGGGCTTTGCGGTGCGGATCGCCGCCGCCGAGGCCTTCATCCATGTCAGCGACGTCGCCGGCCGCGACATCCTGGAGGCATCGAGTGCGGCGGACGGCATCGGCGGCTTCGTCGCGGCAGCGGCAAGCCTTGGCGCCCGCCCGCGCGCCTACAGCCTCGACACCTCCGTGCCCGAACGGCCGAAACCGCGGACGCTCGGCGAGGATCTGGCGCGCATCGTCCATGCCCGGCTCGTCCATCCGCGCTGGATCGACGGCCAGCTGCGCCACGGCTGGCGCGGCGCGGCCGAACTCGCCGAGGCCGTCGACAGCCTGTTCGTCTACGCGGCGACCACGCCCGACGTGCCCGACGGCCTGTTCGACGCGGTGTTCCAGGCCTATCTTGGCGACGACACCACGGCGGCGCGGCTGCGCGAGGCCAATCCCGCGGCCTACCGGGCAATCCTCGCGCGTTTCGCCGAAGCGCGCCGCCGGGGGGTTTGGACGAGCCGCCTCAATTCGGCGGCGGCGCTGCTCGACGCCGCCGAGGCTGCGCCATGA